The Eleutherodactylus coqui strain aEleCoq1 chromosome 13, aEleCoq1.hap1, whole genome shotgun sequence genome includes a window with the following:
- the LOC136587332 gene encoding E3 ubiquitin/ISG15 ligase TRIM25-like: protein MASADLREELNCSICLNVFTNPVMLRCGHNFCMNCIKEVLDSQERSGTYSCPECREHFLERPALHINITLRNIAEHFSVVPEGEVGGISCTYCIHSPVPAAKSCVQCEASLCVDHLRVHVKSPEHVLIEPTSSLDTRKCPAHKRILEYYCYKDSACICVSCRLTGNHKEHDVGPLKEASTNKLTMLMKDLQVLSSKKKESEIQIQGLQDHKTKVEQSAADITKRMANLFKEIKRKLDVLEQTVLSEVTRQKEEISLVVTNLLHHLELENDSLSKKILHFQTLCSETDPLIILQDQETFQGNPGKGAQPYGGNLDEGLISFSLVKGVTHIMSQIQQGICLQPQSEILLNKGTAGNSVIVSKDMKMASFVSGEQNWAPLTSNQFHNNQVLSDTNFSSGRHYWEVKTSKTGNLRIGMAYPSIIRRGDSSLFGHNEKSWCLRRFNSEYFMLHAGKQIQIPFQESSQNFGVYLDYEAGRLSFYALCDPIKHLHTFTATFTEPLHAAISVYNGFVKIRS, encoded by the coding sequence ATGGCGTCTGCTGACCTGCGGGAAGAGCTGAACTGCTCCATCTGCCTGAACGTCTTCACCAACCCTGTCATgctgagatgtggacacaacttctgcATGAATTGTATCAAGGAGGTTCTGGATTCACAGGAGAGATCTGGAACCTATTCCTGCCCAGAGTGCAGAGAACACTTCCTGGAACGGCCTGCGCTGCACATAAATATTACCCTAAGGAACATAGCAGAACATTTTTCCGTCGTGCCTGAAGGAGAGGTTGGTGGCATCTCATGTACTTACTGTATTCACTCTCCTGTACCTGCGGCCAAGTCTTGTGTTCAGTGTGAAGCTTCATTATGCGTTGATCACCTGAGGGTCCATGTAAAGTCACCAGAACATGTGCTTATAGAGCCCACCAGTTCCCTGGACACCAGAAAATGTCCTGCCCACAAGAGGATTCTGGAGTACTACTGCTATAAGGATTCAGCATGTATTTGTGTGTCTTGTAGACTAACTGGGAACCACAAAGAACATGATGTAGGTCCACTAAAGGAAGCCTCCACAAATAAATTGACCATGCTGATGAAAGACCTGCAAGTACTTTCCTCAAAGAAAAAGGAGTCTGAGATCCAAATCCAGGGTCTTCAAGATCACAAGACCAAAGTTGAACAAAGTGCAGCTGATATAACCAAGAGAATGGCGAACTTGTTTAAGGAGATCAAAAGAAAGCTGGATGTTCTAGAGCAGACGGTCTTGAGTGAGGTCACCAGGCAGAAAGAGGAGATCTCACTTGTGGTCACTAATCTCCTTCATCATCTGGAATTGGAGAATGATAGTTTGAGCAAGAAGATACTTCACTTTCAGACTTTGTGTAGCGAGACGGATCCACTAATCATCTTACAAGACCAGGAGACATTCCAGGGTAATCCTGGGAAAGGGGCACAACCTTATGGGGGTAACCTCGATGAGGGACTTATCTCATTTTCTTTGGTCAAAGGTGTTACACATATTATGAGTCAAATCCAGCAGGGAATTTGCCTGCAACCACAATCAGAAATCCTACTGAATAAAGGTACAGCTGGAAATTCAGTAATTGTATCCAAAGATATGAAAATGGCCTCCTTTGTTTCTGGGGAACAGAATTGGGCTCCTCTAACTAGCAATCAATTTCACAACAACCAGGTACTGAGTGACACAAACTTCTCATCGGGGCGGCATTATTGGGAAGTGAAAACTAGTAAAACTGGGAATTTGAGGATTGGTATGGCATATCCAAGTATAATCCGGAGAGGAGATAGCAGCCTTTTTGGCCATAATGAGAAGTCTTGGTGTTTGCGCAGATTTAACTCTGAGTATTTCATGCTTCATGCCGGAAAGCAAATTCAAATTCCATTCCAGGAGTCTTCACAGAACTTTGGGGTGTATTTGGATTATGAGGCAGGACGTTTGTCTTTTTATGCCTTGTGTGACCCCATCAAACATCTGCACACCTTCACTGCTACATTCACTGAGCCTCTACATGCTGCAATATCTGTGTACAATGGTTTTGTGAAAATCAGGAGCTGA